CGGCAGACCGTCGCTGAAGATTGGATCGATGCAGGATCTAACGAAGCTCAAACGAATCGCCATCGGCAACCCCACCAGCGCCCCTGCCGGTGAATCGGCGATGGAAGCGTTCCGAAACGCTGGCATCGAAAAGCAGCTCGCAGGCAAGCTCGTCATGACCCGCGACATCCTGCAATGCCTCATGTACGCCGAAACCGGAGTCGTCGATGCCTCGGTGGTACACCTCACCGAAGCTCTCACGGCGAAACGCTCGAAAATCCTCTACACCGTCCCGCACGAGCTTTATACGCGCACACCCTTCACGATGGCTGTAACCAATCGCGATGCAAGCAATGGAGATGCAAAGGCATTTTTCAGGTATCTGGAAAGTGCGGAGGCGAAGGGGATTCTGGAGAAGTATGGGTATTTGAAGGAATAAAAAAAGAGGTATTAAAAAGCATTTTACACACTATTTTTATATGTATTTATATGCCACTCCTCTATCTCTTGCTTACCGGAAGACCAGCTAAATTCAGGGGAAAACTCCGCACACCACCTACAAGTTTCTATAGGTCGTGACAAATAGTCTATAATTTCTCTTGAGGTACTCTTATATATATCAAGCCCTTTAGATTCAGCAATATTCTTATCAAATCGTTTATTATAATAACGCACCGCATATGAAATCGCGCAGGAATATATCGCGCCATCTTTCAAAAACGGAACAAAATAATTATTTCGACAGGCATTAAAGGCCTTCTTCATATCCGAATCCCCCTCCGGATTGATTCGCGCAGTAAAAAACCACTTTATTTTGCTGCTTTTAAAAGCAACTCCATTCTGTTTAGCTAATTCTCTATAATAGCTAACCTTATTCTGCAAGGGCGGATAAACAGACATTTCAATCGCTGTATTTTTTTCTTTACAAACCGACCAAAAAACAGGCTCAACTTTTGGCAACAAAATACCATTCGTAACAACAACTATATCAGATAACGGAAAACAATCACGAGCTATCCGAATAAACGAAATCAACTCAGGATGCAAAAACGGCTCTCCCCCCAACAACTTGATCTTGTTAATTTTTTTAAATAATCGCTTCAATCGATTCATATCTTTTTCAAACTGAGGCAAATCATAAAACACACGATCAGCAATCCCACAAAAGTGAGAACAACCCCTGCAATTCAAGTTGCATTGATCAACAATCTGTACTTCAATTTTTGGCAATCCATTTTTAGATAGATTATATCTGTAATAATCCTCAGCCTGCCTTGCACGTACAGACAAATTTCTTTTTACGTTTGAATACGTTCGACTCAGTTTACTAACCATAAATAGAAAGCTACACTTTATAAAAGAAAGCACAGCATCAGCAAATCCGCGGCAACTGCTCCCCCAGCGGCATTTCAACAATGCGTCGGCTGCCGAAGGGCGTGCGCATCACCACCATGCCGGGGTGCTCTTCAGTGACTTTGCCGATGACGGCGGCCTCGCGTCCGTGCTCGTGCGAGCGCATGGCGGCAAGCGCCGCATCGGATTCGGCGGCGGGAACGACGACGAGCATTTTGCCTTCGTTGGCGACGGTGAGCGGGTCGATGCCGAGCAGTTCGGCGGCTCCGCGCACCTCCTCGCGCACGGGAATGGCGGCTTCGTCGAGTTCGATGCCGACCGATGAGGAGGCGGCGAGTTCGTTGAGCGTGGCCGCGACGCCGCCGCGCGTGGGGTCGCGCATGGCATGGAGGTTCGGCGCGGCTGCGAGCAGGTCGGCAATCATGCCGTTCAAGGCAGCGGAGTCGCTCCGGATGCGGCTCTGGAAGGAGAGGCCCTCGCGGGTGGTGAGGATCGCCATGCCGTGGTCGCCGATGGTGCCGGAGAGCAGCACCGCGTCGCCGGGGCGGAGGTTGCGGCACGACACTTCGCGGCCCGGCGGGATGAAGCCGATGCCGGAGGTGTTGATGAAAATTCGATCGCACTGCCCTTTCTGCACCACTTTCGTGTCGCCGCACGCGATGACCACCCACGCCTTCCGCGCGGCCTCGGCCATGCTTTTGACGATCCGTTCGAGGTCGGCGAGCGGCAATCCCTCTTCAAGCACGAACCCGGCGCTGAGGTAGCGCGGCACCGCGCCGCCGACGGCGAGATCGTTCACCGTGCCGTTGACCGCCAGATCGCCGATGGTGCCGCCGGGGAAAAAGATCGGCGAGACGACGTAGGTGTCGGTGGTGAAGGCGATGCGCCCCGGCTCGGCCTCGAACCGCGCCTGATCGTCGAGCTGGTCGAGCACCGGATTGCCGAGGTGCGGCATGAACACCCGCGCCGTCAGCTCCTGCGACAAACGCCCGCCCGCGCCATGAGCCATCTGGACGGTTTCATGCTGAAGAATCGGCGAAGGGCAGCTCAGTTGCATGGTCATTGGGGGATTGGATTTAACGGACAAAAGTTGATGGTTCAGTAGCCTTGCTCTGCCAATTTTTTGTATGCTTCACACCCCTCTTTTAGATTGTTGTCACAAGCTTTTCTATACCACTCTTTGGCCGTACTCTCGTCCTGTATCACACCTTGCCCTTTTTCGTACGTCTCTCCAATGTTGAATTGCGCTTCGGCATTTCCCTGTGCGGCGGACAGACGATACCATTTCAGTGCTTCCCCGTAATCCTGCTTCACGCCTTCGCCACGGGCATACATTGTTCCAAGGTTACATTGTGCGAAATCGTAACCCTTCTCTGCAGAAAGTCTTAACAGCCTTAATGCTTCAGCATAATCTTGTCTTACACCAACTCCCATGAC
This portion of the Chlorobaculum parvum NCIB 8327 genome encodes:
- the modA gene encoding molybdate ABC transporter substrate-binding protein; translation: MLRQIKPLLIALLLALTATPALAGEIRLAAGMGMKEVLNVLTTDFTKAHPGTTFIKTYAAAGALAMQIENGAPIDLYISADTKWVNYLQKKNLIDGKWVAPFAWNDIVVVGRPSLKIGSMQDLTKLKRIAIGNPTSAPAGESAMEAFRNAGIEKQLAGKLVMTRDILQCLMYAETGVVDASVVHLTEALTAKRSKILYTVPHELYTRTPFTMAVTNRDASNGDAKAFFRYLESAEAKGILEKYGYLKE
- a CDS encoding radical SAM protein — protein: MSVRARQAEDYYRYNLSKNGLPKIEVQIVDQCNLNCRGCSHFCGIADRVFYDLPQFEKDMNRLKRLFKKINKIKLLGGEPFLHPELISFIRIARDCFPLSDIVVVTNGILLPKVEPVFWSVCKEKNTAIEMSVYPPLQNKVSYYRELAKQNGVAFKSSKIKWFFTARINPEGDSDMKKAFNACRNNYFVPFLKDGAIYSCAISYAVRYYNKRFDKNIAESKGLDIYKSTSREIIDYLSRPIETCRWCAEFSPEFSWSSGKQEIEEWHINTYKNSV
- the hypE gene encoding hydrogenase expression/formation protein HypE, with protein sequence MTMQLSCPSPILQHETVQMAHGAGGRLSQELTARVFMPHLGNPVLDQLDDQARFEAEPGRIAFTTDTYVVSPIFFPGGTIGDLAVNGTVNDLAVGGAVPRYLSAGFVLEEGLPLADLERIVKSMAEAARKAWVVIACGDTKVVQKGQCDRIFINTSGIGFIPPGREVSCRNLRPGDAVLLSGTIGDHGMAILTTREGLSFQSRIRSDSAALNGMIADLLAAAPNLHAMRDPTRGGVAATLNELAASSSVGIELDEAAIPVREEVRGAAELLGIDPLTVANEGKMLVVVPAAESDAALAAMRSHEHGREAAVIGKVTEEHPGMVVMRTPFGSRRIVEMPLGEQLPRIC